The segment CTGTGCATCCGATATGTTTTGCAAGTTGAATGGCCGCTGAGCCAATACCAGAGCCTCCCGCCTGTATCAGAATTGTTTCTCCCGTTTGGAGTTTTGCATTATCGAAAAGCATATGTTCGACAGTACCAAAAGTAATTGGAGCGACTGCTGCTTGCAGTTCATTACATTTTGGAGGAGCGGGGACCAAGAGGCGTGCTGGCAGATTAACAAGTTCACAGGCAAAGCCATCAAGATGGAAACCATAGACGCCTTTTACATTACTACAAAGATTGTCACGTCCTTCACGACAAGCTTGGCATATTCCACAGGTCTGTGCTCCATAAATTGAGACGATTTGTCCGAGTTGTAAATTTTTAACGTTACTCCCGAGTTGTATAACCTCACCGGAAGATTCAGCACCAATTATGAGGGGCATTTTTCTTTTAGCAAACGCCATCCCACGCCAGCCCCATACATCAATGTGATTAAGAGCGACAGCTTTTATCTTTACTGTTACTTCATCAGGATTAGGGGGTGGAGGAGGGGCAATATTGGTGATTTCAAGCTGGCGTTCATTTAATAATTGTAGTGCACGCATTATTTTCCCCCTTAAATATATATTGTTTTTAGGTTAAATATACTAACTTTGCTTAGTATGAAAATTTAGCTTTTATATGCTGTGATAACAAGACTCATATTTTGACCACCAAATCCAAATGAGTTTGATAAAACTGCATTGACAGCAGCTTTACGGCTATGATTAGGAACGACATCTAAAGGGATGGCTGGATCAGGGTTATCATAATTGATTGTCGGGGGAAGTATTCCCGATTGAATCGTTAAAAGTGAAAAAACAGCCTCTATGGCGCCGGCGGCAGTGAGTGTATGGCCAATCATTGATTTGTTAGAAGAAACCGGAATATGTTGTAAAATATCACCGAAGACTGTTGATAATGCGAGATATTCCATCTTTTCATTTTCAGGTGTTGAGGTTCCGTGTGCATTGATATAGTCAATTTCATTGATGGTTATTTGAGCATCATTTAAGGCTTTGCGAACGGCTTCAATTGCTGGAGATGCGTCAGGCTTTGAGCGTGTACGGTGAAAATCATCTGCTGTCTCTCCGCAACCTGCTAAAATTCCTAAAATTGTGGCATTACGCTCTAATGCGCTTTTCAGAGATTCAAGAACAAGAGCGCCTGCTCCCTCTGCCATAACAAAACCATCTCTATCACGGCTAAAGGGTTTTGCCGCTTTTTCTGCAGGTTCATTTTGGGTTGAAAGAGCAGATAATAATGAAAAACGAATAAGAGATTCTGCTGAAACGGAACCATCCGTAGCAATCGTAAGCGCACGATTTGTTTCTCCACGTCGAATAGCTTCAACACCTAATTGAATAGCTGTTGCACCAGATGCACAAGCGGTAGAAAGTGTAACAGGAAGCCCCTTTGTGCCAAATTGTTTTTGAAGATTTTCTGCAATGGCACCAAATTGTGTGGTTTCAAAGAGTTTTTCATGAGAGTTATTACGGCAGATTTCAAGAAGACGTGCATAAGAAGGTTCTCTATTGAATGTTTTCTCTTGATCAAGGGCAAAACGCGCTGTCCATTCGAGCTCAACAGGAGGAGCTGCTAAAAAGAGTGGTCCATCAAAATTTGTTTTATCAAGAACAGCTTGCGT is part of the Bartonella machadoae genome and harbors:
- a CDS encoding zinc-binding dehydrogenase, which gives rise to MRALQLLNERQLEITNIAPPPPPNPDEVTVKIKAVALNHIDVWGWRGMAFAKRKMPLIIGAESSGEVIQLGSNVKNLQLGQIVSIYGAQTCGICQACREGRDNLCSNVKGVYGFHLDGFACELVNLPARLLVPAPPKCNELQAAVAPITFGTVEHMLFDNAKLQTGETILIQAGGSGIGSAAIQLAKHIGCTVITTVGSDEKIAKAQSLGADHVINYRKDRFEGVVRKLTQKKGVDVVFEHVGADTWSGSLLCMKRGARLVTCGSTSGVTAPLNLMHLFQQQLKIFGSFGCRMENMQNAMQKMAQGVVHPIIDTIVRFDEIDTALKRMESRDVFGKIILKID
- a CDS encoding beta-ketoacyl-ACP synthase, giving the protein MKYDDHLGRPLVAITGAGIVTSLGQGKQENWQKLTSGISGIHKITRFPVEGLKTCIAGTIDFLKESALGASALSEKLAHIVAEEALTQAVLDKTNFDGPLFLAAPPVELEWTARFALDQEKTFNREPSYARLLEICRNNSHEKLFETTQFGAIAENLQKQFGTKGLPVTLSTACASGATAIQLGVEAIRRGETNRALTIATDGSVSAESLIRFSLLSALSTQNEPAEKAAKPFSRDRDGFVMAEGAGALVLESLKSALERNATILGILAGCGETADDFHRTRSKPDASPAIEAVRKALNDAQITINEIDYINAHGTSTPENEKMEYLALSTVFGDILQHIPVSSNKSMIGHTLTAAGAIEAVFSLLTIQSGILPPTINYDNPDPAIPLDVVPNHSRKAAVNAVLSNSFGFGGQNMSLVITAYKS